In one Acidobacteriota bacterium genomic region, the following are encoded:
- a CDS encoding PAS domain-containing protein: MRVLYLTSHLSDVDVAQREIDKSATGIVLEPCASARDVAARLEGGGPVDAIVVDAGGTPEPLSAISELRAKSGVTIVALVRQASGDARAEALLAGADEVAPRRPATPDALVEAIRLASRRSYPAPEPTVTLRLGWIGDLPSAQRALSAYPHIVVESVGCDAATGEPSLSSDARVWPDAFALDETIGAPQVLHAVGTLADRASGHPVFVVTGAGPAREATYRRRGATAAGPPGALDTLVRHCEQSVIRERARREIEGLRARELRLRTVVETLPHGVLRIARDGSLLAVNLSGLAIFGASRPQQVVGKNLVALAEPASRTAVATLLASVCGGEPAQATLTVTGVDGEGRRVDLRGTPFRREGLGTEVLAAVHLAPVSASPAGSLAPDTAPASMHVALDALRAEVDGALARSAEASEDVGAWRVKVEALSEELDERRAVAEAAAEAQRLADEEAARLASELAAARERWESDRAAFEQRLRDAEDQQAREAVDAARRALRLQQLEEEHRAEVEVLRAALAAATAQAEAAAALPPEAQAVQGRDLAVAEARVGQLAATLEAAQSHGRRLESALDDLRAEVDATRAREADATARVAELEAVLAGQQTDVDALRLREAEAGARVTALEATLAERQREVDAQLRAFHEAADVLAARGRELADARDHAQRLEDALEAVGHEKQRLEQAIAELRAEADAARTLETEGVSRVVELEAVLARQQGEADERARGLREEADAVRAQLEAAEREKQGLEQAMADLRAEAD, from the coding sequence ATGCGCGTCCTGTACCTCACCTCCCACCTGAGCGACGTCGACGTCGCGCAGCGGGAGATCGACAAGTCGGCCACGGGCATCGTGCTCGAGCCCTGCGCGAGCGCACGCGACGTCGCGGCGCGCCTCGAGGGAGGCGGGCCGGTCGATGCGATCGTGGTCGACGCGGGCGGGACGCCAGAGCCGCTGAGCGCCATCTCGGAACTGCGAGCGAAGAGCGGAGTCACCATTGTCGCGCTCGTCCGCCAGGCGTCGGGCGATGCGCGGGCGGAAGCTCTGCTGGCTGGCGCCGACGAGGTGGCGCCGAGGCGGCCAGCGACCCCAGACGCCCTCGTCGAGGCGATCCGGCTGGCCAGCCGGCGGTCGTACCCGGCGCCGGAGCCGACCGTGACCCTGCGCCTCGGCTGGATCGGAGACCTCCCGTCGGCGCAGCGCGCCCTCAGCGCGTACCCGCACATTGTCGTCGAGTCGGTGGGCTGCGACGCGGCGACCGGCGAGCCGTCGCTGTCGTCCGACGCGCGGGTCTGGCCCGACGCCTTCGCCCTCGACGAGACGATCGGCGCGCCTCAGGTCCTCCATGCCGTCGGAACGCTGGCCGACCGGGCCAGTGGACACCCGGTGTTCGTCGTCACCGGAGCGGGCCCTGCCCGCGAGGCGACGTACCGGCGCCGAGGGGCGACGGCTGCGGGCCCGCCGGGCGCCCTCGACACCCTCGTCCGCCACTGCGAACAGTCGGTGATCCGCGAGCGGGCGCGCCGCGAGATCGAGGGCCTCCGCGCCCGCGAGCTGCGGCTGAGGACGGTGGTCGAAACGCTGCCGCACGGCGTCCTGCGTATCGCGCGTGACGGGTCGCTGCTGGCGGTCAACCTGTCCGGCCTGGCCATCTTCGGCGCGAGCCGTCCACAGCAGGTCGTCGGCAAGAACCTGGTCGCCCTCGCCGAACCCGCCTCGCGGACCGCAGTGGCCACCCTCCTCGCCTCCGTGTGCGGCGGCGAGCCAGCGCAGGCCACGCTGACGGTGACCGGCGTCGACGGAGAGGGCCGCCGCGTCGACCTGCGAGGTACGCCGTTTCGCCGGGAGGGCCTCGGAACGGAAGTGCTGGCGGCGGTTCACCTCGCTCCGGTTTCGGCCTCACCCGCCGGCTCCCTCGCCCCGGACACTGCCCCGGCCTCGATGCACGTCGCCCTCGATGCCCTGCGCGCCGAGGTCGACGGCGCGCTCGCGCGATCGGCCGAAGCGTCAGAGGATGTCGGGGCCTGGCGCGTGAAGGTCGAAGCGCTGAGCGAGGAACTCGACGAGCGCCGGGCGGTCGCGGAGGCGGCCGCCGAGGCGCAGCGCCTCGCCGATGAAGAGGCCGCCCGCCTGGCCTCGGAGCTGGCCGCGGCCCGTGAGCGGTGGGAGTCCGACCGGGCGGCGTTCGAACAGCGGCTCAGGGACGCCGAGGATCAGCAGGCCCGGGAAGCGGTCGACGCCGCGCGTCGGGCCCTGCGGCTGCAGCAGCTCGAGGAGGAACACCGCGCGGAGGTCGAGGTCCTGCGCGCGGCCCTGGCCGCAGCCACGGCGCAGGCCGAGGCGGCGGCCGCCTTGCCGCCGGAAGCGCAGGCGGTGCAGGGGCGCGATCTGGCCGTCGCTGAGGCCCGGGTCGGACAGCTCGCGGCCACGCTCGAGGCGGCGCAATCGCACGGCCGGCGACTGGAGAGCGCGCTCGACGACCTTCGGGCGGAGGTCGATGCGACACGCGCGCGCGAGGCCGACGCCACCGCGCGCGTCGCGGAGCTCGAAGCGGTCCTGGCCGGCCAGCAGACCGACGTGGACGCGCTGCGTCTTCGGGAGGCCGAGGCCGGAGCGCGGGTCACGGCGCTCGAAGCGACGCTGGCCGAACGGCAGCGCGAGGTGGACGCGCAGCTGCGCGCGTTCCACGAAGCCGCCGACGTGCTGGCCGCGCGCGGGCGCGAGCTGGCAGACGCCCGCGACCACGCCCAGCGGCTCGAGGACGCGCTCGAGGCCGTGGGGCACGAGAAGCAGCGCCTGGAGCAGGCGATAGCCGAGCTGCGGGCCGAGGCCGATGCCGCACGGACGCTGGAGACGGAAGGCGTGTCGCGGGTGGTCGAGCTCGAGGCGGTTCTGGCCCGGCAGCAGGGCGAGGCCGACGAGCGTGCCCGTGGGCTGCGCGAGGAAGCCGATGCCGTGCGGGCGCAGCTCGAGGCCGCAGAACGGGAGAAGCAGGGCCTGGAGCAGGCGATGGCCGATCTGCGGGCCGAGGCCGACG
- a CDS encoding PilZ domain-containing protein gives MRSGPDRRRSPRKPATAVPYLRARLVAGPEVRIIDVSRRGILLETETRLMPNSPIAIRFVAADASLVLKGCVVRSSIAQLTGVELRYRTAVAFEEDIRLCDDSLWQEDPAARPAADEHTGTASEPRGHDDVARHEAQVVTAVVESTGDELRHLLLANDW, from the coding sequence GTGCGAAGCGGACCCGACCGCCGCCGGTCGCCGCGCAAGCCCGCAACCGCGGTGCCGTACCTCAGGGCGCGGCTGGTCGCCGGGCCCGAAGTCAGGATCATCGACGTCTCGAGGCGCGGCATCCTGCTCGAGACCGAGACACGGCTGATGCCCAACTCGCCGATCGCGATCAGGTTCGTGGCCGCGGATGCGTCGCTGGTGCTGAAGGGATGCGTCGTGCGCTCGAGCATCGCGCAGCTCACCGGCGTCGAGCTCCGGTACCGGACCGCCGTCGCCTTCGAGGAGGACATCCGCCTCTGCGACGACAGCCTGTGGCAGGAGGACCCGGCGGCGCGGCCCGCCGCCGATGAACACACCGGCACCGCGTCGGAACCCCGCGGCCACGACGACGTTGCGCGGCACGAAGCCCAGGTGGTGACTGCCGTCGTCGAGAGCACCGGCGACGAGCTTCGCCACCTGCTGCTCGCCAACGACTGGTAG
- a CDS encoding CehA/McbA family metallohydrolase: MTDTFRVPLVAAVVVAAVSLATLGADRVPPAADGFGPGARVQLDAHNAYPYNGRWADRLARALSTGTPLAIEQDLVWRPATATRPARSIVSHGEPFDDGEPSLRDHFFEAIRPVVEQALRDDDRASWPLVTLNLDLKTNEPEHHAAVWQLLGDYESWLTTAARTVDGSIPAPLEVGPVLVLTGESDAQAAAFHDAVPVGARLRLFGAVRVAPEVPPGADRDRLLAEFWHTLPQMALPRATNYRRWWNAPWAVVEQGGQGKAADWTPDDEQRLRRLVRHAHEAGLWVRFWTLNGHAPGAEKTFGWSRGYNFGSLDAVRVRWRAAIAAGADFVATDQYEAFAEHLGAARVTRPSLPESPREPGVREIVLEGTLTAADRLAWLERTFEVPPGTARLDVSTSYTGRDQGTAIEFGLFDPERFRGASRTSKDNFFLTRTAATPSYHPGPLQPGTWRLLLGIPSIRDEVTSTYRVAVRLTPEGAAEAPPLEVAPDVRASGPRWYRGDLHAHTLHSDGFGCADGRGGTGPCAVHMVADAAARRGLDFVAIADHNTTSHHAEMVAIQAIHERLLLLRAQEVTTFYGHANVYGTSEVIDFRIGPTGWTARDLFASVRRLGGLASINHPGRETGERCTGCGWNAPHTDYALVDAIEVVNGRVVTGPAAGQPFWHARLNEGHRLTGIGGSDDHGAATRPGSAIGTPTTVVFADELSEAALLAGLRAGRVFIRTRGPDGPSIGFEARGPLGAAAMGDVVSLGTERRRVVFGLEIEGGRRQEIEVIHNGRTVDGASGPVPDAFQASVEFTLDVGRGDWVRVNLRDADGVTVIANPIYFR; the protein is encoded by the coding sequence ATGACCGACACGTTCAGAGTGCCCCTCGTCGCGGCCGTGGTCGTGGCAGCGGTCTCGCTCGCGACGCTGGGGGCCGACCGCGTGCCGCCTGCCGCCGACGGATTCGGTCCGGGCGCACGGGTGCAGCTCGACGCGCACAACGCCTACCCCTACAACGGTCGCTGGGCCGACCGCCTCGCCCGGGCGCTCTCCACGGGGACGCCGCTCGCCATCGAGCAGGATCTGGTGTGGCGGCCGGCCACCGCCACGCGCCCGGCACGATCGATCGTCTCGCATGGCGAGCCCTTCGACGACGGCGAACCGTCGCTGCGCGACCACTTCTTCGAAGCCATCCGCCCTGTCGTCGAGCAGGCCCTGCGCGACGACGACCGGGCCTCGTGGCCGCTCGTCACGCTCAATCTCGACCTCAAGACCAACGAGCCCGAACACCACGCGGCGGTCTGGCAGCTGCTCGGTGACTACGAGAGCTGGCTGACGACGGCGGCCCGCACGGTCGACGGCTCGATTCCTGCGCCGCTCGAGGTCGGCCCGGTCCTGGTGCTGACGGGCGAGAGCGACGCCCAGGCGGCGGCATTCCATGACGCGGTCCCGGTTGGTGCGCGCCTTCGGCTGTTTGGCGCCGTCCGCGTTGCGCCAGAAGTGCCCCCCGGGGCCGATCGGGATCGGCTCCTCGCCGAGTTCTGGCACACCCTGCCGCAGATGGCGTTGCCTCGGGCCACAAACTACCGCCGCTGGTGGAACGCCCCGTGGGCCGTGGTCGAACAGGGTGGCCAGGGCAAGGCCGCCGACTGGACCCCGGACGACGAGCAGCGGCTCCGGCGCCTCGTGCGACACGCGCACGAGGCAGGACTGTGGGTGCGCTTCTGGACGCTGAACGGGCACGCGCCTGGGGCCGAGAAGACGTTCGGCTGGTCGCGGGGCTACAACTTCGGGTCGCTCGACGCAGTCAGGGTGCGGTGGCGTGCGGCCATCGCTGCCGGTGCCGACTTCGTGGCGACCGACCAGTACGAGGCCTTTGCCGAGCACCTCGGCGCCGCCCGCGTCACGCGCCCCTCGCTACCGGAGTCGCCGCGCGAGCCAGGTGTCCGCGAGATCGTCCTCGAGGGCACGCTGACCGCCGCCGACCGCCTCGCGTGGCTCGAACGAACGTTCGAGGTGCCGCCGGGCACGGCGCGCCTCGACGTGTCGACGAGCTACACGGGGCGCGACCAGGGGACGGCCATCGAGTTCGGGCTGTTCGATCCGGAGCGCTTCCGCGGTGCCAGCCGTACCAGCAAAGACAACTTCTTCCTGACCCGCACCGCGGCCACCCCGTCGTATCATCCCGGCCCTCTCCAGCCGGGCACGTGGCGGCTGCTGCTCGGCATTCCGAGCATCAGGGACGAAGTGACCTCGACCTATCGCGTCGCCGTCAGGCTGACGCCAGAAGGAGCGGCCGAAGCCCCGCCGCTCGAGGTGGCGCCAGACGTCAGGGCGTCGGGGCCGCGTTGGTACCGGGGCGACCTGCACGCGCACACGCTGCACAGCGACGGCTTCGGGTGTGCCGATGGTCGCGGCGGCACCGGGCCGTGCGCCGTGCACATGGTGGCCGACGCCGCGGCGAGGAGAGGCCTCGACTTCGTCGCCATCGCCGACCACAACACGACGAGCCACCACGCCGAGATGGTGGCCATCCAGGCGATCCACGAGCGGCTCCTGCTGCTCCGGGCCCAGGAGGTGACGACGTTCTACGGGCACGCCAATGTCTACGGCACGAGCGAGGTCATCGACTTCCGTATCGGGCCGACGGGCTGGACCGCCCGTGACCTCTTCGCGAGCGTCCGTCGCCTCGGAGGTCTGGCGTCGATCAACCATCCGGGGCGGGAGACCGGGGAGCGGTGTACCGGGTGCGGGTGGAACGCTCCGCACACCGACTACGCGCTCGTCGACGCCATCGAGGTCGTCAACGGTCGCGTCGTGACGGGACCAGCCGCCGGCCAGCCGTTCTGGCACGCCCGGCTCAACGAAGGGCATCGTCTGACGGGCATCGGCGGAAGCGACGACCACGGGGCGGCAACGCGTCCAGGTTCAGCCATCGGCACACCCACCACCGTCGTGTTCGCCGACGAGCTGTCGGAGGCAGCGTTGCTCGCCGGCCTGCGAGCGGGCCGGGTGTTCATCAGGACCCGCGGGCCCGACGGCCCCAGTATCGGCTTCGAGGCGAGGGGACCCCTCGGCGCCGCCGCCATGGGTGATGTCGTGTCGCTCGGCACCGAGCGACGACGCGTGGTCTTCGGCCTCGAGATCGAGGGGGGCCGCCGGCAGGAGATCGAGGTCATCCACAACGGACGGACGGTCGACGGCGCTTCGGGCCCGGTGCCCGACGCCTTCCAGGCATCGGTCGAATTCACGCTCGACGTCGGACGCGGCGACTGGGTGCGCGTGAACCTGCGCGACGCCGACGGCGTGACGGTGATCGCCAACCCCATCTACTTCCGCTGA